Genomic segment of Vitis riparia cultivar Riparia Gloire de Montpellier isolate 1030 chromosome 19, EGFV_Vit.rip_1.0, whole genome shotgun sequence:
aaaaaatctaacattgatcgatgaccaccttgcaataaataaataaaacttgaagGGGACAAAAATAGAATTTGTATAAGCATTCacattattataaaaatcatagatCAAGTTACATTTCTTGACCCCAAATAGTTTGGTAACCCCTTTGAATATCTTACCCAACACATCACctatgatattaataataatctTTAAGTCTATTGAAACTAGTTAGGTGGCTTTAGACCAAGTGCCCACCTTTGGATGGCTATAGGGGCCTAAATCAAAGAATGGTGGTTACTAACTTACTACTACTTATTCTAGGGACAATGCCAATctataaaatagaattaataaaataaaataaaatttaagcataatataatgcattttgattatttatgttATGATTAAGTATAGACAAACTAAACAGACCGTTTTTCTATGCGCATGCATGTAGTAGGATtatgtaaattaaaattaattatgctcTCGAGGAATATAGAATTCTTCAAAGATGttatataattacttttttataaTGACGGTTTCTTTAGAcgatatttattataatttatgtaACTTTTGTTAAATAAAGTAATGTAATACTAATTGTGCAAAATCACTCATAGCTCATCTTTATcgtttttaattatgtttttttttttccttgcctCGAAGAATTggtaaaagttgtttttgatGAATACAATTAAGTACTTAACTAATGAGTGAATCTAATAATAAGATCTTATGTTCATTCATATGAAAatggaaatcatttttttatggttgGATTGAGGAGGAAGATTGAAAGCCCACCAACACAATTACCAAAAGGactgttttattatttatttaatgtttattctcttttttttttttggtaaaaaagcAGAAGGGGTTCATGGGTCATTGTGTAGGTGGTGCATGCAGCTTTTCCTTTATTCCAAAAGTGCTTTTGGAACTCTTGATCTAGATCCACCAATCAAAGGCCACCATTCCACAACTTTCGACGCCGAGAATAAATTTGACTTTCACACTTGTAAATATTTCATCACAGAAACCTCTGATTTCCTCGAATCACCATGATCACATGGTTCAATTCCTTACTCAAAAAAATTACAGGCACATGATCTAAAAAATGGGATCCATCACCATCTCTAGAACCCACTCACACCACTATTGAGCAAACACAACATACACACCCTAAAAAAACCCCACCCACAAGATGCCTGTGCCCCCGCTCTTGTGGACAAGGTTTATCTCTTGATTCCTTCCAACATTACAAAATGTCCAAAATGCCCTTATCGAGATAATGACCAAAATACCCCTCGGCCCACTGTATTGGAATTTGGTCGTGAAACCCAAGAAGCCGGCAAGCTGGACTGTTTTGGAATTAGACAGGAAAAAACCGGTCAACTGTCCCAAAGGGAAAGTCACCGTCATGGGTCTTCGGCCGTTACAGGACAAATTACTTAagagaaaattcaaaactaCGAGACACCAAgaaaactaccattcatcatTTTCCTCctcatcctcttcttcttcttcttcttcttcttcttcttcttttcttcatgGGTGGGCGGAGAATGGCTGAGGCCACCGGAAAAATGACCCAACTCTGCCGGAAAATTGTGCGGGTCAATATTAGGGTTAGGATACTAGACAGAGTAACGATTTTTCAGAAGTTTTTTAGGTTCATTTGGGACAGAATTATCGTTTGCTCCATAGGGAAGCCAATTCGGTACCACCGGCTGTCCCGCCGCTCTCCTCCTCCATCGCCGTCTCCGGAGACGATCGAGTCCGGGTTGCAGTCGGATGACCCTTCGACGGCGGCCGGAGACAACGATTCCGATTTAGTGAGCTTGAAGATATGTGTGATGGGGGATTGCCAAATTGGGAAAACCAGCTTCCTCGTGAGTTCCAATCATACTTTTACTCATTCTCATACCAATAAGATGATGTCataatttttctagttttttaatttttttttttttgtggattttAAGATTAAGTATGTAGGTgatgaacaagaaaaaaaaagtttagaaatGACGGGATTGAATTTAATGGACAAAACATTAATCGTCCAAGACGCCCGAATTGCATTCAGCATATGGGATGTCGGAGGTACCAACTTCAACCTACTAAATTTGTTTCATCTTACCTTAATTTTTcgaatatttgattaattttttgtttcaggTGATCATACTTCACTTACTCATGTTCCAATCGCTTGCAAAGACGCAGTGGCGATCCTGTTCATGTTCGATCTTACCAGTCGATGTACACTAAACAGGTTAATTTACGtctaattattgattttttttccattaaaatttgtaattttagaCTATAATtaagctttttaatttttaattttggcaGTGTAATTGGATGGTATAGCCAAGCAAGAAGGTGGAATCAGGTACAGAGCATAGTTTCTGATTTTGTAGTGTTTTGATGAGACATTGCCAGTTAAgggagggtttttttttcaataattaagattttggcccacaattttaataaatttaagctTATGGCACTGTTCCATTGTAgatgatgttttctttttctttttctttttcttttatttatttctttttttagacGGCGATCCCGATCATGATTGGAAccaaatttgatgattttgtgaAACTTCCTCCAGACTTACAAAGGCCGATCGTGACCCAGGtaacatatttaattatttagtttgtattttcttgcaaattttgatatttcgtctttaatatttttattttctattagttctagaaatttcaattaatcCTTAATTATGTTTGgtcccggaaaatactaagaaaaaaatatataaaggaaaattatttttccttattggTTAtcctattaaaaatatcaaaaaaatcaaatataattaaaatcagttaaaaatttatgtatttttaaattatttaatatttatattgataagttaaaataaataaaataagtttgaagtaacaaaaaaaaataatttatcaacttttaatctattttcttatttttcttcgttttttcttttcttttacttttcttttatattttattttttttgtattttccttcaaattttttgagaactaaATGTGAAACTTCCTCCTAACTTACAAAGGCCGTGACCCAGGtaacatatttaattatttagtttgttttttcttgcaaattttgatatttcatctattgtttttttttaatattttattttctagtagTTCTAGAAATTCCGATTGATCCTTAAATTTCTCCctccaaacaaagaaaaactttATTGTACTACATTAATTTTCTTCACGAATGGGACACCCTATGTCAAGTACTTTTCCCTTCACCCAAACACTGcctcatttattttcttcacaaaTGGGACACCCTTTGCCAAATTTTTCTTTGGGGGGGAAACATTTCAATTAAAGTTGCAGGTGGAATTGTACCAACTTTGTTACTTTTCCACTAACGTCTTTtcccataaataaaaatttcactaatttcatgtttggtttctaagAAACTTGAGgggatgaaagaaaataaaagagaaaaatcagaagaaaagaaaaaggcaaaaaacaGATTGATTCTCACATTATAATCCTACTCGCACCCATTTTGTTAATGCAGGCAAGAGGATATGCCAGGGCTATGAAGGCAACACTCTTCTTCTCGAGTGCCACACACAACATAAATGTGaacaaaatcttcaaattcatCATGGCCAAACTCTTCAATCTGCCATGGACTGTCCAAAGAAACTTAACCATCGGAGAACCCATCATAGACTTCTGAAATACTCGTATTTTACACCACTAATCGTTATACGATCTCATTGTACATagcaaaagagaagaagaacaCTGAATAGTTGaccatttttggttttttttttttttgcccaaaTTGTAATATTCAATAATTGTAACAAGCATTTCCCTCTTCGTGTTTTTTTCTAAGGAATGAAGTGAAGGTGAAAGGATTACAAACATCACATTCTAGTCATTTTTGGTCATGATTACATACGTAAAATATGAAACCATTTCATTAGTggtattattactttatatttttcaacttGAGAGGGTGGTCATTTCTACAATGGTATGATTGTGTTTCATTATAGAATGGGGAATTACCTAACATAGAAGCCTCTACTAGACCAACCATTCACCCACTTGactttttatgaaaaatcataattttacccttaaatttttaggttttcttgGACATTAATATCGATTGAATgaaaatcataagttttttCTAAGGTTTTATAatattaagagtgtgtttggcagtaattttagtttatagtttttctaacatttaaatgataaaagttttcaaatgttGAAAAGATTAGTAACGCTTCCTAGAATCACTGGCAAGCGGGTTTTAAATGGACTTGATGGAATTACAATTTTATccaattattatataaattttggttgaatatatagaaaataaggtCAAAAGTCCAGACAAATTCAACCCAATCcgatccttaaaaaaataaatgtctttttttttaatttcggaTTGGACTTGGATTGGTTGCAAATGCAACACAGCCCATCTGAGGTGTAACCCTacttttcttcatcaattgttttggaaagagaaaatagaacaCATACAGAACAGGCAGATGAACCTCTCCTCCCTAAAATTCACTTCCTGTTATTTGATACAGAAACCATGGATGGATACAGAAGTAGCAATTATTTCCAagccaagaaagaaaaccaGAATTATTTGAATGCATAATCAGATCAATAACCAAGTAAACAGCTTGGTTTTCTGTTAAAGAATTTGCATTTGTATAAATTTCGCAAGATAACACTACTGccttaagtttgaaaaaaaaaatggccgAGAAGTTATTAAGAGGACATACATGATTAATGAATATAACTTGAGTCCTCAGGCTCCCAGCATCGATGTGAGATGAAGAAACCCAGTACTCAAAGACCCATAACCCAGATTTCTGCATTCTGACAAGTCTCTGTGTGCCTGCAAGCTGAAAGCTAGAATAAAGTCAGAAACcgtcaaaatgaaatgggaagGAAACAACTTCAGAGTGAATTAGTTTCACGGTACCTGAAACATCAATGTGTGGGATCCTGAAGTAACCTCATGCAACAGTTTCACTCAGTCTCAGGACCTCCTTCAGTAATCGACTGACTGAAGCTTTTACCTCGTAGGGCAGTACCAGCTGTGGAGGCATCGACTCCATCGCATACAGAGTGAGAAGTCTCATTACAACTGACAAATTTAAACTCTTGGTATCGCCTTTCCATACACTCTGATTCACAAACTTGCATGACTGCTTTAAGACGCATTTACTACATACCTAAAGGTGAGGAAATGTCTTAATTTGGATGTCGAAAAGAAAACAGATTCTATGGGGAATAAGAACAATTTTAATgggaatttcaaataaaaaaatgacttacTAACTCTTCCTGAATTCTGAAGAAAGTGCGCAATCTTTTGGCAGCAAAAACACTCTTTCTTGATGGGGAAGGACAACCAAAGAGGGCCACCTTTTTCAAGTCACTGCCTGACAACCATCTGTGCATCCACAAGTTAAGTTCATAATATCCTGAAGAGCAAATACATGGACACTAGAAGAACGAACATGAAATAGGATGAACATGGAAGTCGAATTGGCATAGTGAActggaaaaaaagaagaaaaaaaaaaaagaatattcatCCACCTTAGCGTCCTCTCCTAAGCTACATAACCTTTGAATGTGTATTTTTACGAGACTCATACTAGATAAATAAAGGCTAACCTTAGAGATTTCATAAAGAATTGTTTTATAAACTTGTAAAGATATATTACTGCTCATATGCATCCAAAAGAAAATGTCTAAGTTGATTGACCTATCAGCTCTTATTCAAGCATTCTCCTTAATGCATTCATTAAATAAACTGTGCTGCTACAATAATCCATGAACTATGCATCAAGCCTCAGAATGGACAATGCAATAATGAAGCAGTATCTTGGAAAACAACCTAGCAAATGTCTTTCTGCTTTGATCCAAAAACGAAGCACAACAGTCATAAAAAAAGTGTCCGGAACCTGCAGAGAAGTCAAAATCTCCCATTCCTATATCTCTACCTCAAAGAATTCTTACTccaatttccttccaaaatcttGGATTGTCTTTGAGGCTTAACAGAAGGGGAAAAAATGTCACTCAAGACTTGGGAAGCTCACTTTATGTTCAGGCCCTTCTTGGTTCTCCTGACTGATGTTAGACTAATTTAATGAAGCCTGGTATATACCACTCTAAACGCCCAACACCAAGCAAccaaataatgaaagaaaatgtcaTCCCGGCACCTGATGCATCTCTCAAGGGATAGCACTTCCATAAGACCCGCTTTGTAATCAGATATAGGATCCCCTCAATTGAAGCTTATCATCCACATTCATCTTCATTGGCTGTCAGCTAAGGTAAAGGTCACCTTCCCACCTGATGCATCTCTCAAGGGATA
This window contains:
- the LOC117908575 gene encoding septum-promoting GTP-binding protein 1-like, whose product is MGGRRMAEATGKMTQLCRKIVRVNIRVRILDRVTIFQKFFRFIWDRIIVCSIGKPIRYHRLSRRSPPPSPSPETIESGLQSDDPSTAAGDNDSDLVSLKICVMGDCQIGKTSFLIKYVGDEQEKKSLEMTGLNLMDKTLIVQDARIAFSIWDVGGDHTSLTHVPIACKDAVAILFMFDLTSRCTLNSVIGWYSQARRWNQTAIPIMIGTKFDDFVKLPPDLQRPIVTQARGYARAMKATLFFSSATHNINVNKIFKFIMAKLFNLPWTVQRNLTIGEPIIDF